Proteins encoded together in one Oryzias latipes chromosome 11, ASM223467v1 window:
- the LOC101173720 gene encoding transcription and mRNA export factor ENY2: MSKDYQLKASINQKLIEMGERERLKELLRAKLVESGWKDQLKAHCKDVVREKGLEHVTVEDLVTEVTPKGRALVPDNVKKELLQRIRAFLAQHTAL, encoded by the exons ATGAGCAAAGATTACCAGCTGAAGGCTTCAATTAACCAGAAGCTGATAGAAATGGGGGAACGCGAGAG GTTGAAAGAGTTGCTCAGGGCGAAGCTGGTAGAGTCTGGCTGGAAGGATCAACTGAAGGCTCACTGCAAAG acGTTGTCAGAGAAAAGGGTCTGGAGCACGTGACTGTGGAAGACCTGGTAACAGAAGTCACACCAAAAGGCAGAG CGCTTGTACCTGACAATGTGAAGAAAGAGCTCCTGCAGAGAATCCGAGCTTTTCTAGCTCAACACACCGCCCTATAA